From the Marivivens sp. LCG002 genome, the window GAATACGCCCCGATGCCGCGTATCTCTTCGATCATCGACAACTGGGCGCCCTACTATATCGAGCGCGTTCAAGCTGTGATCGACGGCACCTGGACTTCGGTCAACACCTGGGACGGCATCGCCCCCGGTATGGTCGGTATCGGCGAGATTTCGGACGCCGTTCCTGCAGATGTCAAAGCAGAAGCCGAAGCGCTCCGTGATGCCATCGCAGCGGGCGAATACCACCCCTTCACCGGCCCGATCAACAAGCAGGACGGCACTCCGTGGCTTGCCGAAGGCGAGATCGCTAATGACGGCGACCTTGCCGGCATGTTCTTCTTTGTCGAAGGCGTCGAAGGCGACATCCCGTCCTAATCCATCGGGATTTGGAATAGAGAGAGGGGCGGCCATTCGGTCGCCCCTTTGCTTTTCGGGATGCAGGACTTAGGTTTCGCGCATGAGCACACCGATCCTTTATTCCTTTCGCCGCTGCCCCTATGCAATGCGCGCCCGCCTCGGCATTGCGGCATCGGGTCAGCGTGTCGAGCTGCGGGAAATCGTGCTGCGCGACAAGGCGCCCGAGTTTCTCGCCGTCTCGCCAAGCGGGACTGTGCCCTGTCTGGTGAATGGAGCCGAGGTCATCGACGAAAGCCTTGATGTGATGACTTGGGCCTTGGAACAGTCCGACCCCGAAGGTTGGCTCGACATGCCCGAAGAAGGGTGGGACTGGATCACCCGCACTGACGGGTCATTCAAACGGGCCTTGGATCGCACGAAATATGAAACGCGCTATCCCGAGTGTGACCCAGTAGAGGAGCGCGCAAAGGCGCATGCATTTCTAGGCGAGCTCGATACACAGATCGACGGATGGATTTTCGGCAGGCCGACGCTGGCGGATTTCGCGATCCTCCCCTTCGTGCGCCAATTCGCCTTTATCGACAAAGCCCTATTCGACGCAGAGGATTGGCCGAACCTCAAGCCGTGGCTGGAGCGGTTCCTTGTCTCGGACCGTTTTGCCGCGATCATGACCCGCCACGAGAAATGGCAGGTCGATGATGCGCCGATCTATTTTCCCTAGCGGTAAATTTCATCCTCGGTCGGGAAGGCACGTGTTTTGACGTCTTCCGCATAGCGGCGCACCGAGTCCTCGATCATCGGCCCGAGCTGGCCATAGACCTTGACGAATTTGGGCGTCCAAGGGTTGAGACCCAGCATGTCCTCCAGAACAAGGATCTGCCCGTCACACTCGACCGAGGCCCCGATCCCGATGGTCGGAATGTCGATCTCCTTGGTGATCTTCGCCGCAAGCGGTTCGACCATCCCTTCAAGAACAACCGAGAATGCCCCCGCTTCGGTAACGGCCTTTGCGTCCTCGATATGCGCGGCCCAAGTGTCTTCGTCCCGTCCTTGGGTCTTGAAACCGCCCATAACGTGGCTCGACTGGGGCGTGAGGCCGATATGCGCCATGACGGGAATACCGCGTTCGACGAGGAACCGAATGGTCTCGGCCATACGTTTGCCACCCTCTAGCTTGACCGCGCCACAACCCGTTTCCTTCATGATCTTGGCCGCATTGCGAAACGCCATGTTCGGGCTTTCTTCATAGGTGCCAAAGGGCATATCGACGACGATCAGAGCCTTTTTCGTGCCGCGCACCACGGCCTTGCCGTGCATGATCATCAGATCAAGCGGCACACCGACCGTCGACTCCATCCCGTGCATGACCATCCCGAGGCTGTCGCCCACAAGGATGAAGTCGGCATATTTATCGACGATGGCAGCCGTATGCGCATGATAAGAGGTCAGCGAAACGATGGGCTCGCCCCCCTTGCGCCGCGCAATTTGCGGAACCGTGGTGCGACGGATGACTTCGGTCTGGGCGCTCATTTGGCAATCTCCCTCTGGTCAATAAGGAGGACGGTGTTGTCCTCGGGGCCGAATTCGGCGGAAATCATGATCCCGATGTCACTTTGCGGAATGCCCGCAATCGGTGCAAGTGTCAGAGCCTCGACGATATCGACACCGACAAGCCGCGCACGCGGTTCGGCGTTGATCGTCGCACGGATCACGGCATCAATGGCCTCGACGGTTCCGCCCTGCGCTGCAACCTCTTCGGCTTTGGCGAGTGATTGACTAAGCACCACTGCCGCCTTGCGATCCTCGGGCGCAAGCCGCACATTGCGCGACGACATGGCAAGACCATCGGCCTCTCGCACTGTCGGCACACCATGCACACGGGTCGGCACAAAGAGATCACGCGCCATCCGCCGAATGACCTGCAGTTGCTGGTAGTCCTTTTCCCCGAAATAGGCGTTGTCCGCTCCGGCGATGTTGAAAAGTTTGGTCACGACCGTGCAAACGCCTCGGAAATGACCCGGTCGCACCAATCCGTGAAGCATATTGGCCAGCCCCGTCGTCTCGACGATGGTTTCGGCACCGGCCGGATACATTTCCTCGACATTCGGGATAAAGACCGCAGCAACGCCGGCGGCCTCCAATTTGGCGCAATCGGCGGCTTCGGTGCGCGGATAGTTATCGAGATCGGATTGCTGCCCGAACTGTGTCGGGTTCACAAAGATCGTTGCGATCACGTCATCATTCTGGGACCGTGCGGCGGCGACAAGCGACATATGGCCTTGGTGAAGCGCGCCCATGGTCGGAACCAGCCCCACCGAATGCCCGAGAGCCTTGCGCTCCGCCACAAAGGCGCGAAGAGCGCCAACCGTTCGACAGACTTCCATGAGAACTCCCCCAAATCCCTTTGTCCGAATGTGTAGCCTCGGCGCTGCATCGCGGCAAGCAAATGCGCAAAATTATAACGCTAACAGGGATTTGGGATGAGCGACCATTTGCCTCTGTCTGCCCCACACAGACAGAGGCGTGCCGCGGCCGATGGGAAAAGACCGCAGCGGTTGGCTCGCACCACTCGAAGCCTTTGACAGCGAGCGAGCGGATATTCCGAAGTAACGGCACCTGCGCGCGCTGTCTTAGCGGCCTTGGAGCGAATTGGCGCCTGTCGGTTTTGATTGGATTCATGTCGGCTGTTTCCCTTGCCCGCGCTGCGTTTTGGGGCAAATTGCAGACAACTAAAAATGCGGGAGTCGCCCTTATGAAAACCCAAGTTCGTGCCCTTGTCGTCGGTGGTGGTGCCGTCGGTGCATCGATCGCCTATCACCTCGCCAAAGCTGGCTGGGAAGATGTCATGCTTCTGGAGCGTGACGAACTGACCTCCGGTTCGACTTGGCACGCTGCCGGTCTCTTGCCGCTCTTCAACATGAGCTATGCGACCACCCACATCCA encodes:
- the panC gene encoding pantoate--beta-alanine ligase, which produces MEVCRTVGALRAFVAERKALGHSVGLVPTMGALHQGHMSLVAAARSQNDDVIATIFVNPTQFGQQSDLDNYPRTEAADCAKLEAAGVAAVFIPNVEEMYPAGAETIVETTGLANMLHGLVRPGHFRGVCTVVTKLFNIAGADNAYFGEKDYQQLQVIRRMARDLFVPTRVHGVPTVREADGLAMSSRNVRLAPEDRKAAVVLSQSLAKAEEVAAQGGTVEAIDAVIRATINAEPRARLVGVDIVEALTLAPIAGIPQSDIGIMISAEFGPEDNTVLLIDQREIAK
- the panB gene encoding 3-methyl-2-oxobutanoate hydroxymethyltransferase, whose amino-acid sequence is MSAQTEVIRRTTVPQIARRKGGEPIVSLTSYHAHTAAIVDKYADFILVGDSLGMVMHGMESTVGVPLDLMIMHGKAVVRGTKKALIVVDMPFGTYEESPNMAFRNAAKIMKETGCGAVKLEGGKRMAETIRFLVERGIPVMAHIGLTPQSSHVMGGFKTQGRDEDTWAAHIEDAKAVTEAGAFSVVLEGMVEPLAAKITKEIDIPTIGIGASVECDGQILVLEDMLGLNPWTPKFVKVYGQLGPMIEDSVRRYAEDVKTRAFPTEDEIYR
- a CDS encoding glutathione S-transferase, with product MSTPILYSFRRCPYAMRARLGIAASGQRVELREIVLRDKAPEFLAVSPSGTVPCLVNGAEVIDESLDVMTWALEQSDPEGWLDMPEEGWDWITRTDGSFKRALDRTKYETRYPECDPVEERAKAHAFLGELDTQIDGWIFGRPTLADFAILPFVRQFAFIDKALFDAEDWPNLKPWLERFLVSDRFAAIMTRHEKWQVDDAPIYFP